ACGTTTTACTATCTAAAAAGCCTAGCAACAGTAATATTGCTAGGCTTTTTTTAAGCTACTATTTTAACTAGACCATCGTTTAGTTCAAGTTAAATAGCCACTATCAAATATCAGTAGGAATTAATAAGACAATTCAGCACGGCGGTTTTGACTGTAGGCAGCTTCATCATTACCTGCTGCTGCTGGACGTTCTTCGCCATAACTGATGACTTGGATATTGTTAGAGGTAGCACCTTGCGCGGTAAGATAGGCGCTAACTGCCTGTGCACGGCGCTCGCCTAGTGCCATGTTGTATTCACGGCTGCCGCGCTCATCGGTATGACCAGCGATTAATACGCCCGCTGCTGGGTTTGAGCTTAATAAGTTCGCGTGCTGAGCTAAAACGCTAGCAGACTGTGAGGTAATTTCGCTGCTG
This genomic window from Psychrobacter urativorans contains:
- the pal gene encoding peptidoglycan-associated lipoprotein Pal; translation: MSTDVTLSHISSKNRFAKIAALAVLSTAVALTTGCATKRATSEVVVAPLGIPGGQNGYTGNIDLNNSSAVIAAANNLQAVVYFDFDSSEITSQSASVLAQHANLLSSNPAAGVLIAGHTDERGSREYNMALGERRAQAVSAYLTAQGATSNNIQVISYGEERPAAAGNDEAAYSQNRRAELSY